In Tursiops truncatus isolate mTurTru1 chromosome 19, mTurTru1.mat.Y, whole genome shotgun sequence, a genomic segment contains:
- the DMPK gene encoding myotonin-protein kinase isoform X5 has product MSAEVRLRRLQQLVLDPSFLGLEPLLDLLLGVHQELGASDLAQDKYVADFLEWVEPIAERLKEARLQRDDFEILKVIGRGAFSEVAVVKMKQTGQVYAMKIMNKWDMLKRGEVSCFREERDVLVNGDQRWITQLHFAFQDENYLYLVMEYYVGGDLLTLLSKFGERIPAEMARFYLAEIVMAIDSVHRLGYVHRDIKPDNILLDRCGHIRLADFGSCLKLRADGTVRSLVAVGTPDYLSPEILQAVGGGPGTGSYGPECDWWALGVLAYEMFYGQTPFYADSTAETYGKIVHYKEHLSLPLADAGVPDEVRDLIQQLLCPPETRLGRNGAGDFQKHPFFFGLDWDSLRDSAPPFTPDFEGATDTCNFDVVEDGLTAMVSGGGETLSDMQEGMPLGVHLPFVGYSSYSCMALGDDEIPGSTPMELEAEALPEPLQEPSLEPTVAPPEEAAEAAVPKAIPEAVAEAQVTLRELQEALEEEVLTRQSLSQELEAIRTANQNFASQLREAEARNRDLEAHVRQLQERMELLQAGGAAAVTGVPSPRATDPPSHMAPRPWLWASARWWGQAPCTAATCCSLPGSLGLAYRRRVPCSCSPLLWLVPPPWAALGWWPAPAILPQSDPAREPPSPPEP; this is encoded by the exons ATGTCAGCCGAAGTGCGGCTGAGGCGGCTTCAGCAGCTGGTGCTGGACCCCAGCTTCCTGGGGCTGGAGCCCCTGCTCGACCTTCTCCTGGGCGTCCACCAGGAGCTGGGCGCGTCCGACCTGGCCCAGGACAAGTATGTGGCCGACTTCTTGGAGTGGG tgGAGCCCATCGCGGAGAGGCTTAAGGAGGCCCGACTGCAGAGGGATGACTTCGAGATTCTGAAGGTGATCGGACGCGGGGCGTTCAGCGAG GTGGCGGTGGTGAAGATGAAGCAGACGGGCCAGGTGTACGCCATGAAGATCATGAATAAGTGGGACATGCTGAAGAGAGGCGAG GTGTCGTGCTTCCGCGAAGAGAGGGATGTGTTGGTGAACGGGGACCAGCGCTGGATCACGCAGCTGCACTTCGCCTTCCAGGACGAGAACTACCTG TACCTGGTCATGGAGTACTACGTGGGCGGGGACCTGCTAACGCTGCTGAGCAAGTTTGGGGAGCGGATCCCGGCCGAGATGGCGCGCTTCTACCTGGCCGAGATTGTCATGGCCATAGACTCGGTGCACCGGCTGGGCTACGTGCACAG GGACATCAAACCGGACAACATCCTGCTGGACCGCTGCGGCCACATCCGCTTGGCCGACTTTGGCTCCTGCCTCAAGTTGCGGGCGGATGGAACG GTGCGGTCACTGGTGGCTGTGGGCACCCCGGACTACTTGTCTCCCGAGATCCTGCAGGCCGTGGGCGGTGGGCCCGGGACTGGCAGCTACGGGCCCGAGTGTGACTGGTGGGCGCTGGGCGTGCTCGCCTATGAAATGTTCTATGGGCAGACTCCCTTCTACGCCGACTCCACGGCTGAGACCTACGGCAAGATCGTGCACTACAAG GAGCACCTGTCTCTACCGCTGGCAGACGCAGGAGTCCCCGACGAGGTTCGCGATCTCATCCAGCAGCTGCTGTGTCCCCCCGAGACGCGCCTGGGCCGGAATGGAGCAGGCGATTTCCAGAAGCATCCTTTCTTCTTTGGCCTTGACTGGGACAGCCTCCGAGACAGCGCGCCCCCCTTTACGCCGGATTTCGAGGGTGCCACAGACACATGCAACTTCGATGTGGTGGAAGACGGGCTCACTGCCATGGTGAGCGGGGGCGGG GAGACGCTGTCGGATATGCAGGAAGGCATGCCACTGGGGGTCCACCTGCCTTTCGTGGGCTACTCCTCCTATTCCTGCATGGCCCTTGG ggATGATGAGATCCCGGGCTCCACGCCCATGGAACTGGAGGCCGAGGCGCTGCCTGAGCCATTGCAAGAGCCCAGCCTGGAACCCACGGTGGCCCCACCAGAGGAGGCG GCTGAAGCGGCAGTTCCGAAGGCCATTCCGGAGGCGGTGGCAGAGGCCCAGGTGACGCTGCGGGAACTCCAGgaggccctggaggaggaggtgctCACCCGACAGAGCCTGAGCCAGGAGCTGGAGGCCATCCGAACGGCCAACCAGAACTTCGCCAG CCAACTCCGCGAGGCCGAGGCCCGTAACCGAGACCTGGAGGCGCACGTCCGGCAGCTGCAGGAGCGGATGGAGTTGCTTCAGGCCGGGGGAGCCGCAG ctGTCACGGGGGTCCCCAGTCCCCGGGCCACGGATCCACCTTCCCAT ATGGCCCCCCGGCCGTGGCTCTGGGCCAGTGCCCGCTGGTGGGGCCAGGCCCCATGCACCGCCGCCACCTGCTGCTCCCTGCCAGG GTCCCTAGGCCTGGCCTATCGGAGGCGCGTTCCTTGCTCCTGTTCGCCTCTGCTCTGGCTGGTGCCGCCGCCCTGGGCTGCATTGGGTTGGTGGCCTGCGCCGGCTATCTTGCCACAGTCTGACCCCGCCCGGGAGCCGCCTTCGCCGCCTGAACCCTAG
- the DMPK gene encoding myotonin-protein kinase isoform X6 yields the protein MSAEVRLRRLQQLVLDPSFLGLEPLLDLLLGVHQELGASDLAQDKYVADFLEWVEPIAERLKEARLQRDDFEILKVIGRGAFSEVAVVKMKQTGQVYAMKIMNKWDMLKRGEVSCFREERDVLVNGDQRWITQLHFAFQDENYLYLVMEYYVGGDLLTLLSKFGERIPAEMARFYLAEIVMAIDSVHRLGYVHRDIKPDNILLDRCGHIRLADFGSCLKLRADGTVRSLVAVGTPDYLSPEILQAVGGGPGTGSYGPECDWWALGVLAYEMFYGQTPFYADSTAETYGKIVHYKEHLSLPLADAGVPDEVRDLIQQLLCPPETRLGRNGAGDFQKHPFFFGLDWDSLRDSAPPFTPDFEGATDTCNFDVVEDGLTAMETLSDMQEGMPLGVHLPFVGYSSYSCMALGDDEIPGSTPMELEAEALPEPLQEPSLEPTVAPPEEAAEAAVPKAIPEAVAEAQVTLRELQEALEEEVLTRQSLSQELEAIRTANQNFASQLREAEARNRDLEAHVRQLQERMELLQAGGAAAVTGVPSPRATDPPSHMAPRPWLWASARWWGQAPCTAATCCSLPGSLGLAYRRRVPCSCSPLLWLVPPPWAALGWWPAPAILPQSDPAREPPSPPEP from the exons ATGTCAGCCGAAGTGCGGCTGAGGCGGCTTCAGCAGCTGGTGCTGGACCCCAGCTTCCTGGGGCTGGAGCCCCTGCTCGACCTTCTCCTGGGCGTCCACCAGGAGCTGGGCGCGTCCGACCTGGCCCAGGACAAGTATGTGGCCGACTTCTTGGAGTGGG tgGAGCCCATCGCGGAGAGGCTTAAGGAGGCCCGACTGCAGAGGGATGACTTCGAGATTCTGAAGGTGATCGGACGCGGGGCGTTCAGCGAG GTGGCGGTGGTGAAGATGAAGCAGACGGGCCAGGTGTACGCCATGAAGATCATGAATAAGTGGGACATGCTGAAGAGAGGCGAG GTGTCGTGCTTCCGCGAAGAGAGGGATGTGTTGGTGAACGGGGACCAGCGCTGGATCACGCAGCTGCACTTCGCCTTCCAGGACGAGAACTACCTG TACCTGGTCATGGAGTACTACGTGGGCGGGGACCTGCTAACGCTGCTGAGCAAGTTTGGGGAGCGGATCCCGGCCGAGATGGCGCGCTTCTACCTGGCCGAGATTGTCATGGCCATAGACTCGGTGCACCGGCTGGGCTACGTGCACAG GGACATCAAACCGGACAACATCCTGCTGGACCGCTGCGGCCACATCCGCTTGGCCGACTTTGGCTCCTGCCTCAAGTTGCGGGCGGATGGAACG GTGCGGTCACTGGTGGCTGTGGGCACCCCGGACTACTTGTCTCCCGAGATCCTGCAGGCCGTGGGCGGTGGGCCCGGGACTGGCAGCTACGGGCCCGAGTGTGACTGGTGGGCGCTGGGCGTGCTCGCCTATGAAATGTTCTATGGGCAGACTCCCTTCTACGCCGACTCCACGGCTGAGACCTACGGCAAGATCGTGCACTACAAG GAGCACCTGTCTCTACCGCTGGCAGACGCAGGAGTCCCCGACGAGGTTCGCGATCTCATCCAGCAGCTGCTGTGTCCCCCCGAGACGCGCCTGGGCCGGAATGGAGCAGGCGATTTCCAGAAGCATCCTTTCTTCTTTGGCCTTGACTGGGACAGCCTCCGAGACAGCGCGCCCCCCTTTACGCCGGATTTCGAGGGTGCCACAGACACATGCAACTTCGATGTGGTGGAAGACGGGCTCACTGCCATG GAGACGCTGTCGGATATGCAGGAAGGCATGCCACTGGGGGTCCACCTGCCTTTCGTGGGCTACTCCTCCTATTCCTGCATGGCCCTTGG ggATGATGAGATCCCGGGCTCCACGCCCATGGAACTGGAGGCCGAGGCGCTGCCTGAGCCATTGCAAGAGCCCAGCCTGGAACCCACGGTGGCCCCACCAGAGGAGGCG GCTGAAGCGGCAGTTCCGAAGGCCATTCCGGAGGCGGTGGCAGAGGCCCAGGTGACGCTGCGGGAACTCCAGgaggccctggaggaggaggtgctCACCCGACAGAGCCTGAGCCAGGAGCTGGAGGCCATCCGAACGGCCAACCAGAACTTCGCCAG CCAACTCCGCGAGGCCGAGGCCCGTAACCGAGACCTGGAGGCGCACGTCCGGCAGCTGCAGGAGCGGATGGAGTTGCTTCAGGCCGGGGGAGCCGCAG ctGTCACGGGGGTCCCCAGTCCCCGGGCCACGGATCCACCTTCCCAT ATGGCCCCCCGGCCGTGGCTCTGGGCCAGTGCCCGCTGGTGGGGCCAGGCCCCATGCACCGCCGCCACCTGCTGCTCCCTGCCAGG GTCCCTAGGCCTGGCCTATCGGAGGCGCGTTCCTTGCTCCTGTTCGCCTCTGCTCTGGCTGGTGCCGCCGCCCTGGGCTGCATTGGGTTGGTGGCCTGCGCCGGCTATCTTGCCACAGTCTGACCCCGCCCGGGAGCCGCCTTCGCCGCCTGAACCCTAG
- the DMPK gene encoding myotonin-protein kinase isoform X8 yields the protein MSAEVRLRRLQQLVLDPSFLGLEPLLDLLLGVHQELGASDLAQDKYVADFLEWVEPIAERLKEARLQRDDFEILKVIGRGAFSEVAVVKMKQTGQVYAMKIMNKWDMLKRGEVSCFREERDVLVNGDQRWITQLHFAFQDENYLYLVMEYYVGGDLLTLLSKFGERIPAEMARFYLAEIVMAIDSVHRLGYVHRDIKPDNILLDRCGHIRLADFGSCLKLRADGTVRSLVAVGTPDYLSPEILQAVGGGPGTGSYGPECDWWALGVLAYEMFYGQTPFYADSTAETYGKIVHYKEHLSLPLADAGVPDEVRDLIQQLLCPPETRLGRNGAGDFQKHPFFFGLDWDSLRDSAPPFTPDFEGATDTCNFDVVEDGLTAMETLSDMQEGMPLGVHLPFVGYSSYSCMALGDDEIPGSTPMELEAEALPEPLQEPSLEPTVAPPEEAAEAAVPKAIPEAVAEAQVTLRELQEALEEEVLTRQSLSQELEAIRTANQNFASQLREAEARNRDLEAHVRQLQERMELLQAGGAAAVTGVPSPRATDPPSHLDGPPAVALGQCPLVGPGPMHRRHLLLPARVPRPGLSEARSLLLFASALAGAAALGCIGLVACAGYLATV from the exons ATGTCAGCCGAAGTGCGGCTGAGGCGGCTTCAGCAGCTGGTGCTGGACCCCAGCTTCCTGGGGCTGGAGCCCCTGCTCGACCTTCTCCTGGGCGTCCACCAGGAGCTGGGCGCGTCCGACCTGGCCCAGGACAAGTATGTGGCCGACTTCTTGGAGTGGG tgGAGCCCATCGCGGAGAGGCTTAAGGAGGCCCGACTGCAGAGGGATGACTTCGAGATTCTGAAGGTGATCGGACGCGGGGCGTTCAGCGAG GTGGCGGTGGTGAAGATGAAGCAGACGGGCCAGGTGTACGCCATGAAGATCATGAATAAGTGGGACATGCTGAAGAGAGGCGAG GTGTCGTGCTTCCGCGAAGAGAGGGATGTGTTGGTGAACGGGGACCAGCGCTGGATCACGCAGCTGCACTTCGCCTTCCAGGACGAGAACTACCTG TACCTGGTCATGGAGTACTACGTGGGCGGGGACCTGCTAACGCTGCTGAGCAAGTTTGGGGAGCGGATCCCGGCCGAGATGGCGCGCTTCTACCTGGCCGAGATTGTCATGGCCATAGACTCGGTGCACCGGCTGGGCTACGTGCACAG GGACATCAAACCGGACAACATCCTGCTGGACCGCTGCGGCCACATCCGCTTGGCCGACTTTGGCTCCTGCCTCAAGTTGCGGGCGGATGGAACG GTGCGGTCACTGGTGGCTGTGGGCACCCCGGACTACTTGTCTCCCGAGATCCTGCAGGCCGTGGGCGGTGGGCCCGGGACTGGCAGCTACGGGCCCGAGTGTGACTGGTGGGCGCTGGGCGTGCTCGCCTATGAAATGTTCTATGGGCAGACTCCCTTCTACGCCGACTCCACGGCTGAGACCTACGGCAAGATCGTGCACTACAAG GAGCACCTGTCTCTACCGCTGGCAGACGCAGGAGTCCCCGACGAGGTTCGCGATCTCATCCAGCAGCTGCTGTGTCCCCCCGAGACGCGCCTGGGCCGGAATGGAGCAGGCGATTTCCAGAAGCATCCTTTCTTCTTTGGCCTTGACTGGGACAGCCTCCGAGACAGCGCGCCCCCCTTTACGCCGGATTTCGAGGGTGCCACAGACACATGCAACTTCGATGTGGTGGAAGACGGGCTCACTGCCATG GAGACGCTGTCGGATATGCAGGAAGGCATGCCACTGGGGGTCCACCTGCCTTTCGTGGGCTACTCCTCCTATTCCTGCATGGCCCTTGG ggATGATGAGATCCCGGGCTCCACGCCCATGGAACTGGAGGCCGAGGCGCTGCCTGAGCCATTGCAAGAGCCCAGCCTGGAACCCACGGTGGCCCCACCAGAGGAGGCG GCTGAAGCGGCAGTTCCGAAGGCCATTCCGGAGGCGGTGGCAGAGGCCCAGGTGACGCTGCGGGAACTCCAGgaggccctggaggaggaggtgctCACCCGACAGAGCCTGAGCCAGGAGCTGGAGGCCATCCGAACGGCCAACCAGAACTTCGCCAG CCAACTCCGCGAGGCCGAGGCCCGTAACCGAGACCTGGAGGCGCACGTCCGGCAGCTGCAGGAGCGGATGGAGTTGCTTCAGGCCGGGGGAGCCGCAG ctGTCACGGGGGTCCCCAGTCCCCGGGCCACGGATCCACCTTCCCAT CTAGATGGCCCCCCGGCCGTGGCTCTGGGCCAGTGCCCGCTGGTGGGGCCAGGCCCCATGCACCGCCGCCACCTGCTGCTCCCTGCCAGG GTCCCTAGGCCTGGCCTATCGGAGGCGCGTTCCTTGCTCCTGTTCGCCTCTGCTCTGGCTGGTGCCGCCGCCCTGGGCTGCATTGGGTTGGTGGCCTGCGCCGGCTATCTTGCCACAGTCTGA
- the DMPK gene encoding myotonin-protein kinase isoform X11: MVLPARHVSRSAAEAASAAGAGPQLPGAGAPARPSPGRPPGAGRVRPGPGQVCGRLLGVGPKLRVSQSVVQEPPVSEPRVEPIAERLKEARLQRDDFEILKVIGRGAFSEVAVVKMKQTGQVYAMKIMNKWDMLKRGEVSCFREERDVLVNGDQRWITQLHFAFQDENYLYLVMEYYVGGDLLTLLSKFGERIPAEMARFYLAEIVMAIDSVHRLGYVHRDIKPDNILLDRCGHIRLADFGSCLKLRADGTVRSLVAVGTPDYLSPEILQAVGGGPGTGSYGPECDWWALGVLAYEMFYGQTPFYADSTAETYGKIVHYKEHLSLPLADAGVPDEVRDLIQQLLCPPETRLGRNGAGDFQKHPFFFGLDWDSLRDSAPPFTPDFEGATDTCNFDVVEDGLTAMVSGGGETLSDMQEGMPLGVHLPFVGYSSYSCMALGDDEIPGSTPMELEAEALPEPLQEPSLEPTVAPPEEAAEAAVPKAIPEAVAEAQVTLRELQEALEEEVLTRQSLSQELEAIRTANQNFASQLREAEARNRDLEAHVRQLQERMELLQAGGAAAVTGVPSPRATDPPSHMAPRPWLWASARWWGQAPCTAATCCSLPGSLGLAYRRRVPCSCSPLLWLVPPPWAALGWWPAPAILPQSDPAREPPSPPEP; the protein is encoded by the exons ATGGTGCTGCCTGCCCGACATGTCAGCCGAAGTGCGGCTGAGGCGGCTTCAGCAGCTGGTGCTGGACCCCAGCTTCCTGGGGCTGGAGCCCCTGCTCGACCTTCTCCTGGGCGTCCACCAGGAGCTGGGCGCGTCCGACCTGGCCCAGGACAAGTATGTGGCCGACTTCTTGGAGTGGG CCCTAAACTCAGGGTTTCCCAGAGTGTGGTCCAAGAGCCACCAGTATCTGAGCCTAG agtgGAGCCCATCGCGGAGAGGCTTAAGGAGGCCCGACTGCAGAGGGATGACTTCGAGATTCTGAAGGTGATCGGACGCGGGGCGTTCAGCGAG GTGGCGGTGGTGAAGATGAAGCAGACGGGCCAGGTGTACGCCATGAAGATCATGAATAAGTGGGACATGCTGAAGAGAGGCGAG GTGTCGTGCTTCCGCGAAGAGAGGGATGTGTTGGTGAACGGGGACCAGCGCTGGATCACGCAGCTGCACTTCGCCTTCCAGGACGAGAACTACCTG TACCTGGTCATGGAGTACTACGTGGGCGGGGACCTGCTAACGCTGCTGAGCAAGTTTGGGGAGCGGATCCCGGCCGAGATGGCGCGCTTCTACCTGGCCGAGATTGTCATGGCCATAGACTCGGTGCACCGGCTGGGCTACGTGCACAG GGACATCAAACCGGACAACATCCTGCTGGACCGCTGCGGCCACATCCGCTTGGCCGACTTTGGCTCCTGCCTCAAGTTGCGGGCGGATGGAACG GTGCGGTCACTGGTGGCTGTGGGCACCCCGGACTACTTGTCTCCCGAGATCCTGCAGGCCGTGGGCGGTGGGCCCGGGACTGGCAGCTACGGGCCCGAGTGTGACTGGTGGGCGCTGGGCGTGCTCGCCTATGAAATGTTCTATGGGCAGACTCCCTTCTACGCCGACTCCACGGCTGAGACCTACGGCAAGATCGTGCACTACAAG GAGCACCTGTCTCTACCGCTGGCAGACGCAGGAGTCCCCGACGAGGTTCGCGATCTCATCCAGCAGCTGCTGTGTCCCCCCGAGACGCGCCTGGGCCGGAATGGAGCAGGCGATTTCCAGAAGCATCCTTTCTTCTTTGGCCTTGACTGGGACAGCCTCCGAGACAGCGCGCCCCCCTTTACGCCGGATTTCGAGGGTGCCACAGACACATGCAACTTCGATGTGGTGGAAGACGGGCTCACTGCCATGGTGAGCGGGGGCGGG GAGACGCTGTCGGATATGCAGGAAGGCATGCCACTGGGGGTCCACCTGCCTTTCGTGGGCTACTCCTCCTATTCCTGCATGGCCCTTGG ggATGATGAGATCCCGGGCTCCACGCCCATGGAACTGGAGGCCGAGGCGCTGCCTGAGCCATTGCAAGAGCCCAGCCTGGAACCCACGGTGGCCCCACCAGAGGAGGCG GCTGAAGCGGCAGTTCCGAAGGCCATTCCGGAGGCGGTGGCAGAGGCCCAGGTGACGCTGCGGGAACTCCAGgaggccctggaggaggaggtgctCACCCGACAGAGCCTGAGCCAGGAGCTGGAGGCCATCCGAACGGCCAACCAGAACTTCGCCAG CCAACTCCGCGAGGCCGAGGCCCGTAACCGAGACCTGGAGGCGCACGTCCGGCAGCTGCAGGAGCGGATGGAGTTGCTTCAGGCCGGGGGAGCCGCAG ctGTCACGGGGGTCCCCAGTCCCCGGGCCACGGATCCACCTTCCCAT ATGGCCCCCCGGCCGTGGCTCTGGGCCAGTGCCCGCTGGTGGGGCCAGGCCCCATGCACCGCCGCCACCTGCTGCTCCCTGCCAGG GTCCCTAGGCCTGGCCTATCGGAGGCGCGTTCCTTGCTCCTGTTCGCCTCTGCTCTGGCTGGTGCCGCCGCCCTGGGCTGCATTGGGTTGGTGGCCTGCGCCGGCTATCTTGCCACAGTCTGACCCCGCCCGGGAGCCGCCTTCGCCGCCTGAACCCTAG
- the DMPK gene encoding myotonin-protein kinase isoform X7: MSAEVRLRRLQQLVLDPSFLGLEPLLDLLLGVHQELGASDLAQDKYVADFLEWVEPIAERLKEARLQRDDFEILKVIGRGAFSEVAVVKMKQTGQVYAMKIMNKWDMLKRGEVSCFREERDVLVNGDQRWITQLHFAFQDENYLYLVMEYYVGGDLLTLLSKFGERIPAEMARFYLAEIVMAIDSVHRLGYVHRDIKPDNILLDRCGHIRLADFGSCLKLRADGTVRSLVAVGTPDYLSPEILQAVGGGPGTGSYGPECDWWALGVLAYEMFYGQTPFYADSTAETYGKIVHYKEHLSLPLADAGVPDEVRDLIQQLLCPPETRLGRNGAGDFQKHPFFFGLDWDSLRDSAPPFTPDFEGATDTCNFDVVEDGLTAMVSGGGETLSDMQEGMPLGVHLPFVGYSSYSCMALGDDEIPGSTPMELEAEALPEPLQEPSLEPTVAPPEEAAEAAVPKAIPEAVAEAQVTLRELQEALEEEVLTRQSLSQELEAIRTANQNFASQLREAEARNRDLEAHVRQLQERMELLQAGGAAAVTGVPSPRATDPPSHLDGPPAVALGQCPLVGPGPMHRRHLLLPARVPRPGLSEARSLLLFASALAGAAALGCIGLVACAGYLATV, encoded by the exons ATGTCAGCCGAAGTGCGGCTGAGGCGGCTTCAGCAGCTGGTGCTGGACCCCAGCTTCCTGGGGCTGGAGCCCCTGCTCGACCTTCTCCTGGGCGTCCACCAGGAGCTGGGCGCGTCCGACCTGGCCCAGGACAAGTATGTGGCCGACTTCTTGGAGTGGG tgGAGCCCATCGCGGAGAGGCTTAAGGAGGCCCGACTGCAGAGGGATGACTTCGAGATTCTGAAGGTGATCGGACGCGGGGCGTTCAGCGAG GTGGCGGTGGTGAAGATGAAGCAGACGGGCCAGGTGTACGCCATGAAGATCATGAATAAGTGGGACATGCTGAAGAGAGGCGAG GTGTCGTGCTTCCGCGAAGAGAGGGATGTGTTGGTGAACGGGGACCAGCGCTGGATCACGCAGCTGCACTTCGCCTTCCAGGACGAGAACTACCTG TACCTGGTCATGGAGTACTACGTGGGCGGGGACCTGCTAACGCTGCTGAGCAAGTTTGGGGAGCGGATCCCGGCCGAGATGGCGCGCTTCTACCTGGCCGAGATTGTCATGGCCATAGACTCGGTGCACCGGCTGGGCTACGTGCACAG GGACATCAAACCGGACAACATCCTGCTGGACCGCTGCGGCCACATCCGCTTGGCCGACTTTGGCTCCTGCCTCAAGTTGCGGGCGGATGGAACG GTGCGGTCACTGGTGGCTGTGGGCACCCCGGACTACTTGTCTCCCGAGATCCTGCAGGCCGTGGGCGGTGGGCCCGGGACTGGCAGCTACGGGCCCGAGTGTGACTGGTGGGCGCTGGGCGTGCTCGCCTATGAAATGTTCTATGGGCAGACTCCCTTCTACGCCGACTCCACGGCTGAGACCTACGGCAAGATCGTGCACTACAAG GAGCACCTGTCTCTACCGCTGGCAGACGCAGGAGTCCCCGACGAGGTTCGCGATCTCATCCAGCAGCTGCTGTGTCCCCCCGAGACGCGCCTGGGCCGGAATGGAGCAGGCGATTTCCAGAAGCATCCTTTCTTCTTTGGCCTTGACTGGGACAGCCTCCGAGACAGCGCGCCCCCCTTTACGCCGGATTTCGAGGGTGCCACAGACACATGCAACTTCGATGTGGTGGAAGACGGGCTCACTGCCATGGTGAGCGGGGGCGGG GAGACGCTGTCGGATATGCAGGAAGGCATGCCACTGGGGGTCCACCTGCCTTTCGTGGGCTACTCCTCCTATTCCTGCATGGCCCTTGG ggATGATGAGATCCCGGGCTCCACGCCCATGGAACTGGAGGCCGAGGCGCTGCCTGAGCCATTGCAAGAGCCCAGCCTGGAACCCACGGTGGCCCCACCAGAGGAGGCG GCTGAAGCGGCAGTTCCGAAGGCCATTCCGGAGGCGGTGGCAGAGGCCCAGGTGACGCTGCGGGAACTCCAGgaggccctggaggaggaggtgctCACCCGACAGAGCCTGAGCCAGGAGCTGGAGGCCATCCGAACGGCCAACCAGAACTTCGCCAG CCAACTCCGCGAGGCCGAGGCCCGTAACCGAGACCTGGAGGCGCACGTCCGGCAGCTGCAGGAGCGGATGGAGTTGCTTCAGGCCGGGGGAGCCGCAG ctGTCACGGGGGTCCCCAGTCCCCGGGCCACGGATCCACCTTCCCAT CTAGATGGCCCCCCGGCCGTGGCTCTGGGCCAGTGCCCGCTGGTGGGGCCAGGCCCCATGCACCGCCGCCACCTGCTGCTCCCTGCCAGG GTCCCTAGGCCTGGCCTATCGGAGGCGCGTTCCTTGCTCCTGTTCGCCTCTGCTCTGGCTGGTGCCGCCGCCCTGGGCTGCATTGGGTTGGTGGCCTGCGCCGGCTATCTTGCCACAGTCTGA